The sequence aaaatatgggTTATGTTTTGCATAATAATATTGGAATTTATATGGGAAAAATTGACTATGTCTCAAGacataaataaaagttatatgactaataaatttgaaaaattttattttttgttacagTAGTtggtatataatattttttgataatattagaatctttatttatgattttttttcatcCCCACTTCCTTTTCCAACCATACAAAATTGagataaaataacaaataattttttattttatagaaaTAAATAACTGGTTCATTGATCATGCAAAAAAGTGGAAGTAtaaagtaataaaaataaataaatgaaagaaaGCTTCCAATTCTTTATTAATAATTGTTATAAATGTTTAAGAATCATTGGAGGAAAAAAATGTAATTCGAACACAGTTTCTGACTTTGCTACAAGAACATGCTACATTTGACTTTCCATGTGTTTTTCACCATTTAATACACAATTAGTTCTTGATTTCACAACAAATGGAAtctgtaaaaataaataaaaatgaactCCAAAGAATCAAATCATCTCCAGAATTGATCAAGAAAATAGACAATCAAGAATCCACGAGAAAAGGGATCCCCTTCTCCTCAAGAATTCGCCACCGGATTCTCTTGAACTACATTTCCTCGATATATATACAGAAGCCACTCTCTCTCTGTCTCGGGGGCTCGAACGAATTACAGTTAACAATGCCGGTGATTATGTACTGATCACGGCTCGACTTTCATGTGAGTCGTCGTGGGGAGAGCCCCTGCTGTTGCTGCATTAAGGATCGAGAACAAGATATCACATTTCTTGCTTCACATTAGTTAACAACCTGTGCAATTCGAATGCTCTCTCTTTAAAAAGATCACTCACCATGAAATGTTTGAGTTGGTTCTTGATTTTGGCCGAATCCCATCTGCACAATGCTGTGGAGGTCGTCCTCCCAGAACGTCGAAACCTAAACAAATTGTTCCGCATAGTCAGATATCATTCATAATAAGAAATTTACCATCAAAACTAtcatgcgtgtgtgtgtgtgtttacaGTTCTTATCAGGGATTGGTGTAATACTTGAGAGGAAACTTGGCTAAAACTTTCTATAGAAGGCAATTGACCGGTTTGGTTTCGGCCTAATGCTAGATTGAAGTTGTTAGCCTGGAAAGGTGCGTCAGATTGAAAAGCATAGCCATGTGTTGAATAAACGTCCTGAGGCAAAGATCCGCGAGATTGAAACATCTGAAAATTGGTAATTTGTACCGATTATTAGAATAAAATCAAAGAGAGAATTTCCGGACTTTCGAAAATCTTTTGGGGGTGAGATGTTTCTTACATCCTTGGACATGAGAGCTTCCATGTTGATGTCCATTCTTGGATTGACAATAGACAATTTCATCGACAGAAACTACAAAATCACAAGTGAAAAAGCATTAGTAACATGTCAAGATTACTATAGAAACACACTTTTTGGAGATTCTTGATTTACCTCAACTTGCCTCTGTAAAGATTGCACATAATTGATAATCTCATCTAGCATCACAGCTTTTCCAGTCACCTTATTGCAACCTGGCACAAGATCTTGTAAGAATTTCATTCTTTCGCTGATCTTTTCTCTTCGAACCTATACGAAAAACGACAGAAGAAAATCAGTAAGAATTGCTGTACATATACAAAAATGAAATGGAAGAACTAATTGTAgaacattttcttgatttcatacTCTTTCAGCAAGACTGTGAGCATCTGTAGCCTGCCCTCTTCTAGCCCTCACATGAATATAGTCCTTTGGAGCCTCCAAAGGCtttgaattactatcattcgaCTGCTTTTGATTCGGATTACCATCTTCAGATttgtttctttttgtatttgaaCCACTATTTTCTGATTTAACAACCTACAGAAACAAGCCCCAGTCAGTCAACCTCAATCAAATATCCAAGTATAATTCTTCAattcaaatactaatttactCATCAAGAAGGCCACAAATCAAATTTTTCAGACCAAGGGGTTCAAAAATTCAAGAATCTTAAAAAGAAACAAGCTCACATTGGCATCTTTAGTAAGAGTGGATGAAGGTGTTTCTTTAGCTTTCCCCCTCTGAACTGATTTCCTCTTCCTTAAATTGGCATCATTCTGAGCAACCAAACCAGTTTCCCCACAAGGGATCTGTTCAGAAACCGAAGAATTCTCCCTGGAATCCCCAATTTCCCCGTTTTCATTCGCCGGAACCCTAACAGGTTTCTTCCCACAAGCCGAAACTCGCAATGCTGAATCCCTGTTTTCTTGAGCTCCCATCAAATGGGATCCCGGAAATTTGAGATAATGGCTGCTTGAAACCCTGGAAAGCTTGTCCGAGTCCAACTTGGAACCCATTTCATTGAACCCCATGTTCCCAAAACAAGAAAATCTTGCAGCCATGTCCACAAAACCAGGATCAGATGAAAGTGGGACTAATTTCGGAAGAGGAGGAAAATGGCTTCCAGGGATATGCGGATTCCCTCGAAATTGATGATTTTCCATCATCAAAAGGTTGGGCTTCGGCGGGGAACTCAGTGGAGTACTGTAACAAGAAGTGTTGGCACTGTCGTTAAACTTAAAAGTCTTTTGAGGAGAAGCCTCCCCTGAATTACAAATGGTCCCAAGTTTGCCAATGAGCTCCTTCAACACCGTGTTGTCTCCGTTCTTATAATTCCCCGAAGACGCAGTCGGGGAAGAAACCATAGAACTCAATGCCGATTCAAAGGGGTCATTTTGATCCAAAGAAACCTCCCAGCTCGGACTGAAGAAGCTGCAGTTCAGCTCATTGAGGATAAGGGGCCTGTTCTTCTCCATTACAGTGTCTGAAAAACAGAAATCTGCACGGGAAATGAGAAATCTTTCCACTTTTGGAACGAACTCGAAAGCGGGAAGTGGGGCAAAAGGGAAGAAAAGGTGGGTTCTAGTTCAATCTTTTTGGTGA comes from Primulina huaijiensis isolate GDHJ02 chromosome 2, ASM1229523v2, whole genome shotgun sequence and encodes:
- the LOC140964234 gene encoding transcription factor bHLH62-like isoform X1; this encodes MEKNRPLILNELNCSFFSPSWEVSLDQNDPFESALSSMVSSPTASSGNYKNGDNTVLKELIGKLGTICNSGEASPQKTFKFNDSANTSCYSTPLSSPPKPNLLMMENHQFRGNPHIPGSHFPPLPKLVPLSSDPGFVDMAARFSCFGNMGFNEMGSKLDSDKLSRVSSSHYLKFPGSHLMGAQENRDSALRVSACGKKPVRVPANENGEIGDSRENSSVSEQIPCGETGLVAQNDANLRKRKSVQRGKAKETPSSTLTKDANVVKSENSGSNTKRNKSEDGNPNQKQSNDSNSKPLEAPKDYIHVRARRGQATDAHSLAERVRREKISERMKFLQDLVPGCNKVTGKAVMLDEIINYVQSLQRQVEFLSMKLSIVNPRMDINMEALMSKDMFQSRGSLPQDVYSTHGYAFQSDAPFQANNFNLALGRNQTGQLPSIESFSQVSSQVSTFWEDDLHSIVQMGFGQNQEPTQTFHATAGALPTTTHMKVEP
- the LOC140964234 gene encoding transcription factor bHLH62-like isoform X3, translating into MEKNRPLILNELNCSFFSPSWEVSLDQNDPFESALSSMVSSPTASSGNYKNGDNTVLKELIGKLGTICNSGEASPQKTFKFNDSANTSCYSTPLSSPPKPNLLMMENHQFRGNPHIPGSHFPPLPKLVPLSSDPGFVDMAARFSCFGNMGFNEMGSKLDSDKLSRVSSSHYLKFPGSHLMGAQENRDSALRVSACGKKPVRVPANENGEIGDSRENSSVSEQIPCGETGLVAQNDANLRKRKSVQRGKAKETPSSTLTKDANVVKSENSGSNTKRNKSEDGNPNQKQSNDSNSKPLEAPKDYIHVRARRGQATDAHSLAERVRREKISERMKFLQDLVPGCNKVTGKAVMLDEIINYVQSLQRQVEFLSMKLSIVNPRMDINMEALMSKDMFQSRGSLPQDVYSTHGYAFQSDAPFQANNFNLALGRNQTGQLPSIESFSQVSSQVSTFWEDDLHSIVQMGFGQNQEPTQTFHGALPTTTHMKVEP
- the LOC140964234 gene encoding transcription factor bHLH62-like isoform X2, whose translation is MEKNRPLILNELNCSFFSPSWEVSLDQNDPFESALSSMVSSPTASSGNYKNGDNTVLKELIGKLGTICNSGEASPQKTFKFNDSANTSCYSTPLSSPPKPNLLMMENHQFRGNPHIPGSHFPPLPKLVPLSSDPGFVDMAARFSCFGNMGFNEMGSKLDSDKLSRVSSSHYLKFPGSHLMGAQENRDSALRVSACGKKPVRVPANENGEIGDSRENSSVSEQIPCGETGLVAQNDANLRKRKSVQRGKAKETPSSTLTKDANVVKSENSGSNTKRNKSEDGNPNQKQSNDSNSKPLEAPKDYIHVRARRGQATDAHSLAERVRREKISERMKFLQDLVPGCNKVTGKAVMLDEIINYVQSLQRQVEFLSMKLSIVNPRMDINMEALMSKDMFQSRGSLPQDVYSTHGYAFQSDAPFQANNFNLALGRNQTGQLPSIESFSQVSSQVSTFWEDDLHSIVQMGFGQNQEPTQTFHAGALPTTTHMKVEP